One genomic region from Uloborus diversus isolate 005 chromosome 2, Udiv.v.3.1, whole genome shotgun sequence encodes:
- the LOC129217285 gene encoding protein lethal(2)essential for life-like produces the protein MAFSRALLYPSSRSWWDTWDYPSSILDQNFGMGLLDSDLLAPRMYCGYLLRPRTQSNIESSGESQVSNEADNFKVMLNVSHFNPKEIEVKTVDNFVVIHGKHEEKSDEHGFVSREFTRRYMLPEGVEPEKVKSFLSQDGVLTVEAPKKKLEPPPTNEHVIPITIETRAAVEDQK, from the coding sequence ATGGCATTTTCACGAGCATTGCTTTATCCTTCTTCCCGAAGTTGGTGGGATACTTGGGATTATCCTTCTTCAATATTAGATCAAAATTTCGGAATGGGACTCCTGGATTCTGACCTGTTAGCCCCGAGAATGTACTGTGGATATTTGCTACGTCCTCGAACTCAAAGCAACATCGAGTCTTCTGGAGAATCGCAGGTTTCCAACGAAGCAGATAACTTCAAAGTTATGTTAAATGTCAGTCATTTTAACCCAAAGGAGATAGAAGTGAAAACTGTTGACAATTTTGTTGTCATTCATGGTAAACATGAAGAAAAGTCGGATGAACATGGGTTTGTATCCAGAGAATTCACTAGGCGTTATATGCTGCCTGAGGGAGTGGAACCAGAAAAAGTGAAATCTTTCCTCAGTCAAGATGGAGTATTGACAGTTGAGGCTCCCAAGAAGAAACTTGAACCTCCTCCTACTAATGAACATGTTATTCCTATTACTATTGAAACTAGAGCTGCAGTTGAAGACCAAAAATGA